A DNA window from Macadamia integrifolia cultivar HAES 741 chromosome 4, SCU_Mint_v3, whole genome shotgun sequence contains the following coding sequences:
- the LOC122075424 gene encoding protein FAR-RED IMPAIRED RESPONSE 1-like — MGKALTEVLPNTWHGLCIWHLMQNGIKHMGYMMKDGSKFLVDLKKCMFHYDDESQLEIAWDKLRSDHQVEENSWLDRIYCLKYKWAKCYMKETLTIGMRSTQLSESINGDMKDYLSSTLNLVQFFKHFERVVVDKRANELKAEFDTRNKLPRNLFINSPVMNQAARVYTPKIFEKLQKQYEWIPACYIKKIIRNGTCYECVVSTFGKEDECTVSCNLKEHMIRCSCRKFETFGILCRHVFKVLDVNDFKYISGAYILRRWTRTARSTIVHDTEGKVVVDDVQLDCSQRYMRICPKLVRIAAITSNSSEGYAYVDNVADEICTHLKILNISFDGQDDERVLVKDTVVNNGLTLKTKNGPKEGGRRKKSWVENQGKKKKKSVKGMTDDSSQEMQQACTPFEIHHSISPFEMQQAHSPFEPDQMNDNQSFSTTLLRKRKTEIEGQVSEAMATSNSRYVEDEFQTSD, encoded by the exons ATGGGGAAGGCTTTGACTGAGGTGTTACCTAACACATGGCACGGCTTGTGTATATGGCATCTAATGCAAAATGGTATAAAGCATATGGGCTACATGATGAAAGATGGTTCAAAATTTTTAGTAGACTTGAAGAAGTGTATGTTTCATTATGATGATGAATCACAATTAGAAATTGCATGGGATAAACTAAGGAGTGATCATCAGGTTGAAGAAAATTCATGGTTAGACCGTATTTATTGTCTTAAATATAAATGGGCCAAGTGCTACATGAAGGAAACATTGACTATAGGAATGCGGAGTACACAACTAAGTGAAAGTATAAATGGTGACATGAAAGATTACTTAAGTTCAACTCTTAACCTTGTACAATTTTTCAAGCACTTCGAAAGGGTTGTGGTTGACAAGCGTGCTAACGAGTTGAAGGCAGAGTTTGATACAAGAAATAAACTTCCAAGAAATTTATTCATAAACTCACCTGTTATGAATCAAGCAGCAAGAGTTTACACTcctaaaatatttgaaaaacttCAGAAACAGTATGAATGGATTCCAGCATGCTACATCAAGAAAATTATTCGGAATGGCACCTGTTATGAATGTGTAGTCTCAACATTTGGAAAAGAAGATGAATGTACAGTGTCATGCAACCTAAAGGAGCATATGATTCGTTGTAGTTGTAGAAAATTTGAGACATTCGGCATTCTTTGTCGGCATGTTTTTAAAGTTCTAGATGTCAATGATTTTAAATACATTTCAGGTGCATATATATTGAGGAGATGGACACGGACAGCAAGAAGTACAATTGTACATGATACTGAAGGAAAAGTTGTTGTGGATGATGTCCAATTGGATTGTTCACAAAGGTATATGCGTATTTGTCCTAAATTGGTTAGGATTGCAGCAATAACATCAAATTCATCTGAGGGTTATGCTTATGTGGACAATGTTGCTGATGAGATCTGTACACatctgaaaattttaaatattagcTTTGATGGGCAGGATGATGAAAGAGTTCTAGTTAAAGATACTGTTGTCAACAATGGATTAACTCTCAAGACAAAAAATGGTCCAAAAGAAGGTGGTAGACGCAAGAAGAGTTGGGTggaaaatcaaggaaagaaaaagaaaaaaagtgttaAGGGAATGACGGATGATTCTTCACAGGAAATGCAACAAGCTTGTACACCTTTTGAAATACACCATTCGATTTCACCTTTTGAAATGCAACAAGCTCATTCGCCTTTTGAACCTGACCAAATGAATGACAATCAAAGTTTCAGTACTACATTGTTG agaaagagaaagacggAAATAGAGGGTCAGGTTTCAGAAGCAATGGCAACGTCTAACTCTCGATATGTAGAGGATGAATTTCAGACATCGGATTAG
- the LOC122075425 gene encoding protein FAR1-RELATED SEQUENCE 5-like has translation MRIKLNIDGMYNCIEFVEEHNHELHLPSTSHMMKSQRSVSEFHAFEIDLEDDSGIRPKDMFEYMSRHAAGSLLLYFENQIRINPSFTYSLQLDNDEQITNIFFADPKMRIDYAQFGDVSFDTIFSTNKESRPFGIFAGFNHHRGIIIFGAAVLYDETTDSFKWLFEVFLEAHGQKKPITIFTD, from the exons AtgagaataaaattgaatattgatgggATGTACAATTGCATTGAATTTGTTGAAGAACACAATCATGAACTTCACTTGCCATCTACTAGTCATATGATGAAGTCACAAAGGAGTGTTTCTGAATTTCATGCATTTGAAATTGATCTGGAAGATGACTCTGGTATTAGACCTAAGGACATGTTTGAGTACATGAGTAGGCATGCAG CCGGGAGTTTGCTATTgtattttgaaaatcaaattagGATAAATCCATCATTTACTTATTCATTGCAATTGGATAATGATGAGCAGATAACTAACATATTTTTTGCCGATCCGAAGATGAGAATTGATTATGCACAGTTTGGTGATGTTAGCTTTGATACAATATTTTCTACGAACAAAGAGTCTAGACCTTTTGGGATATTTGCTGGATTCAATCATCATAGGGGAATCATCATATTTGGGGCTGCAGTTTTGTATGATGAGACGACTGATTCGTTCAAATGGTTGTTTGAGGTTTTTCTAGAAGCTCATGGACAAAAGAAGCCAATCACTATTTTCACAGATTAA
- the LOC122076166 gene encoding UDP-glycosyltransferase 90A1-like: MAVRRAVVREYTNQDCIPDEPLVLKSFSPWMKLTKDDLSSQDSGDFGPGCLYELINEVAMATSNSWGLLFNSFYEMETTFVDYWNREFKPKAWCVGPLSFAGQSQRSPELKPEDKPMWMQRLDTRASSGEVRKVLYVAFGTQVSVSEEQIREIAVGLEGSGVDFLWVVRSRSESNSDLESWLEGRVKERGLIVREWVDQMEILRHESVGGFLSHCGWYSVSESICASVPILAWPMMGDQFLNAKMVVEELGIGLRIPGAGAGDGGVVRAEVLQRMVKELMVEEKGKKVTEKVRMV, encoded by the coding sequence ATGGCCGTCCGTAGGGCCGTGGTCCGCGAGTACACCAACCAGGATTGCATCCCTGACGAGCCATTGGTTCTCAAGAGCTTCAGCCCTTGGATGAAGCTCACCAAAGACGACCTAAGCTCTCAAGATTCCGGCGACTTTGGTCCGGGCTGTTTATACGAGCTCATCAACGAGGTAGCCATGGCTACATCCAACAGTTGGGGTCTCCTGTTCAACAGCTTCTATGAGATGGAGACGACCTTTGTTGACTACTGGAATCGCGAGTTCAAGCCGAAAGCTTGGTGCGTAGGTCCACTCTCCTTCGCGGGGCAATCACAGAGAAGTCCAGaactaaaaccagaagacaaaCCCATGTGGATGCAACGACTCGATACCAGAGCGAGTTCAGGTGAGGTACGCAAGGTTTTATATGTCGCGTTCGGGACGCAAGTAAGCGTTTCTGAAGAACAGATAAGAGAGATTGCAGTTGGGTTGGAGGGATCTGGTGTGGACTTCTTGTGGGTGGTGAGATCGAGGTCAGAATCAAACTCAGACTTGGAATCCTGGTTGGAAGGGAGGGTGAAGGAGAGAGGGTTGATAGTGAGGGAGTGGGTGGACCAGATGGAGATACTCAGGCACGAGAGCGTCGGTGGGTTCCTGAGCCATTGTGGTTGGTATTCAGTGTCGGAAAGTATATGTGCGTCGGTTCCCATTCTAGCGTGGCCAATGATGGGCGACCAGTTCTTGAATGCTAAGATGGTGGTGGAGGAGCTAGGGATTGGTTTGAGAATTCCAGGAGCAGGCGCAGGCGATGGTGGTGTTGTCAGAGCTGAGGTCTTGCAAAGGATGGTTAAGGAAttaatggtggaagagaaaggtAAGAAGGTTACTGAGAAGGTTAGAATGGTGTGA
- the LOC122075675 gene encoding uncharacterized protein LOC122075675 isoform X1, whose translation MSGNTLRDLNTLVGSEKKNESSSKGGFQKAYIENGNENLDKWQQKFPISLASAPINECEIVNTGTEVGVSELEYIESENLNDLEDVDTILKTLLAGLDSKDWVLVCEALNNVRRLSIYHKEAMLEMLGNVISLIVKSLKNPRSAVCKTAIMTSEDIFNAYSNHIIDSLEPLLVQLLLKSSQDKRFVCDAAERALVAMTTWVSPSLLLPKLQPYLKHKNPRIRAKTSMCFCRSVPRLGIEGIKSYGIDKLIQIAASQLSDQLPESREAARGLLLELQTVYEKSNISAPTAESEHSEMGSWEHLCQSKLSPLSAQAVLRVTNIAREGLLVLGS comes from the exons ATGTCGGGAAACACCCTCAGAGATCTCAATACACTGGTGGGAtcagagaagaaaaatgaaagttcTAGTAAGGGGGGCTTTCAAAAGGCTTATATTGAGAATGGAAATGAAAATCTTGACAAATGGCAGCAGAAATTTCCTATTTCACTGGCCTCAGCACCAATTAATGAATGTGAAATTGTGAATACTGGAACAGAAGTAGGTGTGTCAGAATTGGAGTACATAGAATCTGAAAATCTGAACGATCTAGAAGATGTAGATACTATTCTCAAG ACATTGTTGGCAGGACTAGACTCCAAAGATTGGGTTTTGGTATGTGAAGCACTGAATAATGTTCGCCGATTATCAATATATCACAAGGAGGCAATGCTTGAGATGCT GGGCAACGTGATCTCATTAATTGTGAAATCCTTGAAGAATCCAAGAAGTGCTGTCTGTAAAACTGCAATAATGACATCTGAAGACATTTTTAATGCTTACAGCAATCATATAATTGATTCCCTTGAGCCTCTG CTTGTTCAACTTCTTCTCAAGTCTTCACAAGATAAAAGATTTGTTTGTGATGCTGCTGAGAGAGCCTTGGTAGCAATGACTACTTGGGTTTCCCCTTCTCTGTTGTTACCAAAGTTGCAACCATATCTTAAGCACAAGAATCCTCGAATACGAGCAAAGACATCAATGTGCTTTTGTCGAAGTGTGCCAAGGCTG GGGATTGAGGGAATTAAATCTTATGGGATCGATAAATTGATCCAAATAGCTGCATCTCAACTCAGTGACCAGCTCCCAGAGTCCAGGGAGGCTGCTCGCGGTCTTCTTTTGGAACTGCAAACTGTATATGAGAAATCCAACATCTCTGCACCAACTGCAGAATCTGAGCATTCAGAAATGGGTTCTTGGGAGCACTTATGTCAATCAAAACTCTCTCCTTTAAGTGCACAAGCCGTCCTGCGTGTTACAAATATTGCCAGGGAGGGTCTTCTTGTGTTGGGCTCCTAA
- the LOC122075675 gene encoding uncharacterized protein LOC122075675 isoform X2, producing the protein MSGNTLRDLNTLVGSEKKNESSSKGGFQKAYIENGNENLDKWQQKFPISLASAPINECEIVNTGTEVGVSELEYIESENLNDLEDVDTILKTLLAGLDSKDWVLVCEALNNVRRLSIYHKEAMLEMLGNVISLIVKSLKNPRSAVCKTAIMTSEDIFNAYSNHIIDSLEPLSSQDKRFVCDAAERALVAMTTWVSPSLLLPKLQPYLKHKNPRIRAKTSMCFCRSVPRLGIEGIKSYGIDKLIQIAASQLSDQLPESREAARGLLLELQTVYEKSNISAPTAESEHSEMGSWEHLCQSKLSPLSAQAVLRVTNIAREGLLVLGS; encoded by the exons ATGTCGGGAAACACCCTCAGAGATCTCAATACACTGGTGGGAtcagagaagaaaaatgaaagttcTAGTAAGGGGGGCTTTCAAAAGGCTTATATTGAGAATGGAAATGAAAATCTTGACAAATGGCAGCAGAAATTTCCTATTTCACTGGCCTCAGCACCAATTAATGAATGTGAAATTGTGAATACTGGAACAGAAGTAGGTGTGTCAGAATTGGAGTACATAGAATCTGAAAATCTGAACGATCTAGAAGATGTAGATACTATTCTCAAG ACATTGTTGGCAGGACTAGACTCCAAAGATTGGGTTTTGGTATGTGAAGCACTGAATAATGTTCGCCGATTATCAATATATCACAAGGAGGCAATGCTTGAGATGCT GGGCAACGTGATCTCATTAATTGTGAAATCCTTGAAGAATCCAAGAAGTGCTGTCTGTAAAACTGCAATAATGACATCTGAAGACATTTTTAATGCTTACAGCAATCATATAATTGATTCCCTTGAGCCTCTG TCTTCACAAGATAAAAGATTTGTTTGTGATGCTGCTGAGAGAGCCTTGGTAGCAATGACTACTTGGGTTTCCCCTTCTCTGTTGTTACCAAAGTTGCAACCATATCTTAAGCACAAGAATCCTCGAATACGAGCAAAGACATCAATGTGCTTTTGTCGAAGTGTGCCAAGGCTG GGGATTGAGGGAATTAAATCTTATGGGATCGATAAATTGATCCAAATAGCTGCATCTCAACTCAGTGACCAGCTCCCAGAGTCCAGGGAGGCTGCTCGCGGTCTTCTTTTGGAACTGCAAACTGTATATGAGAAATCCAACATCTCTGCACCAACTGCAGAATCTGAGCATTCAGAAATGGGTTCTTGGGAGCACTTATGTCAATCAAAACTCTCTCCTTTAAGTGCACAAGCCGTCCTGCGTGTTACAAATATTGCCAGGGAGGGTCTTCTTGTGTTGGGCTCCTAA
- the LOC122076167 gene encoding RING-H2 finger protein ATL74-like has product MSAEVLGFVIQIMSMAIVISVILLFVGIVVMVLIHCCIVGRASRRGFSSASTGERGSNGGNSMSIDDLKKLPLFEFKAGDKGSAPVDCVVCLESFRMGDNCRLLPICKHSFHAQCVDSWLLKTPICPICRTSVDSQKRHSSELRTQWGSDSSTFQAASASPLPMIV; this is encoded by the coding sequence ATGAGTGCTGAGGTTCTGGGTTTTGTAATACAGATCATGTCGATGGCAATTGTCATCTCTGTGATACTATTGTTCGTGGGTATCGTTGTTATGGTCTTGATTCATTGTTGTATTGTTGGGAGAGCCTCCAGGAGAGGATTCAGCAGTGCTAGCACAGGCGAGAGAGGAAGTAATGGAGGCAATAGCATGTCCATTGATGATCTGAAGAAGCTTCCATTGTTTGAATTCAAAGCAGGAGACAAGGGAAGCGCTCCAGTTGATTGTGTAGTTTGCTTGGAAAGTTTCAGGATGGGTGATAACTGCAGATTACTGCCTATTTGCAAACACAGTTTTCATGCTCAATGCGTCGATTCATGGCTGTTGAAGACGCCAATCTGTCCGATTTGTCGAACCAGTGTCGATTCGCAGAAGCGCCATTCCAGTGAATTGAGGACTCAATGGGGTTCTGATTCCTCAACCTTCCAAGCTGCTTCTGCTTCTCCACTTCCTATGATCGTTTAA